The sequence TTATAGAAATAAGGCTGAGCAGAGTAAGGGAATTGAGGAAGAGCAGGGAAGAGATGGGAAGTAGGAGCAGAAAAGTATTGTTGAATTAGGTAAAGTAATGGGGAGGGGGAAATGAGGGTATGAGTAGTAGGAGGAGTGTGGATAGGGGAAGGTTGAGAAAGTTGAGAAGTATTTGGGTTGATAGTAAGGGAAGAATGGGGAAGTAAGTTAAGTGATTAGAGAAGGGTGGGGGTTTAGAAGAGGGGGAGCTTTGAATGACTTAATTAACATCCTAAAAGGCTACGAAACACTTTTCCGTAGGCGCCCGATACCtattttgacttattttttatgataaaatcactatattcacatttttaaatgaaactatcattttaatttcttttttatcaataaatgaaCTGATGGCCATAAATGAACACTATACCATcctattttcgaattttcttgaattcttttgaaatcttttaatgtgTTTTAATGATTCCAACGAAGTTTTATCAAATTGCAATCATTTGAAAGTCTTCGAGatacaaacatatttttaatttatcgatgAAGTAAAATAgatcattaaaatttatatttgtgatctgatttttgaaaatcttataaacaTTCCGTGCTTACTATAATAagtaattgttttgaaataaagtAAATTCAAGATTACCTTTCCTCGACAAATAAAATTGTAGGGGTTCCCTTCGATTCGAATATTGTTAAGACTTCTCATCGGTTCAATATCTCCGggtattaaacaatttatctgaTTATTATTCAGAATGAGATTTCGAAGATTGAGTAACTTTCTGAAGACAGAAGCTTCGATTAATTTGATTTGGTTGAAGGACAAATTCAACTCCTCCAAAGAACGCATATCATTGAACCATTCTGATGGAACATTCGAAATATTGTTATTCGCTAagctcaatttctttaaattcgttaAGCCGTTAAAAGCATCATAGTCCAATGtcgaaatttgacaattttgaagagttaaggATTGTACCATTGATCCAAAAGATGCGAATGTATTAGCTGGGATACTTGGCAATTTTGAAAGTGTGATAAATATGCTTGAGAATGTTTCATGCTTTTTTTCAGCAATTTCCTCCAGGCTTGTGTGTtgacattttaaacttttaactcctgcaagagaaaaaataattaattaattatgatagtaataataatagtataatattattattaataatataataatattattatactaatataataatcttcaaattcattcaGTCTCTTTGTCCACATTTGAAGAGTGGCAGTACAGAAATAGATAAACAACATTTTTCCTAAAATGGATTTATTGCGTAACAAATTCCTGCAAAATCAAATACATGTTGTGGTAAAAGGATTTGTTCAAATTCTCGTTTTTTAATATagggataaaaaaattaattctagttaaaattttagtttagtaTTTGATGTGATTTGAGTTTAGCACTAATTTTTTTCTCCTCAGCatcgatatttcttgaaattattattgttgataccgttacaatgaatttttattttctgggtACAGATCAATTTTTTGGtatcaaacaattattattattcagcATCTCCATATCTCtgagaagttttttattttggtaaaaaatttaaaatgtgacTTTCAAAACCTATAACATTGTAAACTCAAAATTCTTGGTTAATTTACTCTGAACTGGCTAacttttttagatcaaaacttttttcattctcATTCAGAAACTCAATGTCtctgaataaagtttttttaaactgaggattactttttttatcgcaatccgcagctGAGTCTGTTCCAATTTGCGGTTTCACTTTTAGATTGTCAACTGACACAGACATTACCTTGAAACTGGATGacttattcaataaatttttcggGCTTAAATCCACAACACGTCGTCTCGggatcacatttttttttttttttttgcaatccgCAACCTATCCTGTTTCAATTCATAGTCAGTGTCACATTGAGACTGGCCGCTAACAAATTATTTCCTCGAAGACAGATAACTATTtctgataaaatatttgttagcTTAAATCAGTAACACGTGATCTCGAAAGTGAACTTCTGTCTCAtctttatatgttttttttttgttttttttgctttCTCTCGTCTATCGcgtgttttttattaataatagcaTTATCTATTCCGCACTAGGCGCACGTGAATTTTCCCGGTTTGTGAgggaaaatacattttaattcaaaataataatgttgaataactatttattttctggtttatcttttaatttttttaagcctgtaaaaatatcattttgctgagaatgtgtaaaaaaaatcaactaaattttgaaacatttcagatatgtgaaatcaaaatttcgacaaaaaacctaatcttcaacaaattgatccaaatccaaaaaagataaattttctacaaaagagttgaatcctcaacttaaaaaaaataattttcgagcggttgtgttaaaaaaaagattatatatttgcagaaaatataaatttgctacaaaatagtttgatttttcaacccgaaaatattaatttaaaaaagttcattttcagccaactaattgaattttcaaccactacattatctaacaaattttaatctaaaggGATCATTAAATCAGAAACAGCAgaattcattaaaacaaaaaaaaaacaattttcaaccacatcATTGAATCTTGATCCGAagaaagattttaactttaatccaaactattgcaattttaattttaaaaaaggatcaaatttaaaataagaacacaacttttttaattggtgaattttcatccaaaaaatattttgtagtcgagaaagaaaaaaatcttaggcaaattataattttaaggagaaaataatttgtgatactaaataacaaatatataatCTGCCgtattggtttttgaaaattaagaaaatatatttttttaatcgttttgaaTATGCTTTtgagagaacttaaaaaaataaataacctcTTAAAATGTTCCCAGGAAtataaagatcatttttttatcatcttgaaatttttcaaaatctttaaaaaacttcaaaattttatttttaaatcttaaaaattctatatttcgtTTCAAGTtttctgaaaccttttcaaattttaaattatttttgaactttttaaggaacttctaaatatctttctaAAGTTAtgcaaaatgttggaaaaattcttcataattaaaaaaactgccttaaattcttacatatttcttttttacatttttctaaatcttttggaatgttttaaaatctttttgaatattctcttaaaataaatattttatacttcTAAGAGTTAAAGTTATCtttggaaattattcaaatttttcattccattttttccatgttccgcaaaacttaaaaaagttgttttaaaaccatctagattttttttccacgtatactaaaatctttaaagctcaacattattgaaaaaaaatcattttaaatgttctcAGAAATATTATTGAAGGTTtgtccataatttcatttttgaacctttttttaacgctttgaattagaaatgatgcAATTCCCACTTCTATTtaatgaaattgtataattttataaaattttattctaaaatctcCCATTTGCAAgagtattaaattgttttaattcaatttcaaaccctctcaatttataattattcaatgttaaacgtttttatttataaatgataaaagcTCAAATCCTTTTGATCCCATTcaaaataatgtctttttttcaaaattttaccaaatttaaacttatttaatttgaaacgctTCCAATTCCAAGTAATTCAATA is a genomic window of Belonocnema kinseyi isolate 2016_QV_RU_SX_M_011 chromosome 8, B_treatae_v1, whole genome shotgun sequence containing:
- the LOC117178350 gene encoding peroxidasin-like; translation: MQVSLFLVLISFSTFIDCISATCTVSSEDGVKSLKCQHTSLEEIAEKKHETFSSIFITLSKLPSIPANTFASFGSMVQSLTLQNCQISTLDYDAFNGLTNLKKLSLANNNISNVPSEWFNDMRSLEELNLSFNQIKLIEASVFRKLLNLRNLILNNNQINCLIPGDIEPMRSLNNIRIEGNPYNFICRGKLTRWLKDKGVIYASEEGGFKYREDFLDSLIWRCAIDPEIGSSETKMKECVLLNLYNQLQTALVTSCSFPSVAAECINERSALLNCIQQSGNGNINNGEAVRKLLLALRSGYKR